One Manihot esculenta cultivar AM560-2 chromosome 6, M.esculenta_v8, whole genome shotgun sequence DNA segment encodes these proteins:
- the LOC122723820 gene encoding uncharacterized protein LOC122723820 isoform X3, giving the protein MYSALGKFESSMVVYKRAIGVLESKHGKSSIFLVSPLLGMAKILGSIGRVKKAIEVYHRSIAILESSKGVESEDLVVPLFGLGNLLMKEGRTTDSEIHFNRILSIYRKLYGENDGRVGMALCSLAHAKCSTGNVEEAIDLYRKGLQLIKDTNYIALDDSIMEKMRIDLAELLHVVGRGSSVQDRQ; this is encoded by the exons ATGTATTCAGCTTTGGGGAAGTTTGAGAGCTCCATGGTTGTATATAAAAGAGCAATTGGTGTTCTTGAAAGCAAACACG GGAAAAGTAGTATATTTCTTGTCTCACCATTGTTGGGGATGGCAAAAATTCTTGGTTCTATTGGAAGAGTAAAAAAAGCCATAGAGGTCTACCATCGTTCAATAGCTATTTTAGAATCAAGCAAAGGCGTTGAGAGCGAAGACTTGGTTGTCCCTTTATTTGGTCTTGGCAATCTTTTGATGAAGGAAGGAAGAACTACAGATTCTGAAATTCATTTTAATAG AATTTTGAGCATATATAGGAAGTTATATGGAGAAAATGACGGAAGAGTTGGCATGGCCTTGTGTTCTCTAGCCCATGCAAAGTGCTCAACTG GGAACGTTGAAGAAGCTATTGACTTGTATAGAAAGGGTCTTCAGCTCATCAAGGACACAAATTATATAGCTCTGGATGACAGTATCATGGAGAAGATGAGGATTGATTTGGCAGAATTACTTCATGTTGTAGGAAG agGATCCAGCGTCCAGGATAGACAATAG
- the LOC122723820 gene encoding uncharacterized protein LOC122723820 isoform X2 — protein MYSALGKFESSMVVYKRAIGVLESKHGKSSIFLVSPLLGMAKILGSIGRVKKAIEVYHRSIAILESSKGVESEDLVVPLFGLGNLLMKEGRTTDSEIHFNRILSIYRKLYGENDGRVGMALCSLAHAKCSTGNVEEAIDLYRKGLQLIKDTNYIALDDSIMEKMRIDLAELLHVVGRRGSSVQDRQ, from the exons ATGTATTCAGCTTTGGGGAAGTTTGAGAGCTCCATGGTTGTATATAAAAGAGCAATTGGTGTTCTTGAAAGCAAACACG GGAAAAGTAGTATATTTCTTGTCTCACCATTGTTGGGGATGGCAAAAATTCTTGGTTCTATTGGAAGAGTAAAAAAAGCCATAGAGGTCTACCATCGTTCAATAGCTATTTTAGAATCAAGCAAAGGCGTTGAGAGCGAAGACTTGGTTGTCCCTTTATTTGGTCTTGGCAATCTTTTGATGAAGGAAGGAAGAACTACAGATTCTGAAATTCATTTTAATAG AATTTTGAGCATATATAGGAAGTTATATGGAGAAAATGACGGAAGAGTTGGCATGGCCTTGTGTTCTCTAGCCCATGCAAAGTGCTCAACTG GGAACGTTGAAGAAGCTATTGACTTGTATAGAAAGGGTCTTCAGCTCATCAAGGACACAAATTATATAGCTCTGGATGACAGTATCATGGAGAAGATGAGGATTGATTTGGCAGAATTACTTCATGTTGTAGGAAG aagagGATCCAGCGTCCAGGATAGACAATAG
- the LOC122723820 gene encoding nephrocystin-3-like isoform X1 has product MYSALGKFESSMVVYKRAIGVLESKHGKSSIFLVSPLLGMAKILGSIGRVKKAIEVYHRSIAILESSKGVESEDLVVPLFGLGNLLMKEGRTTDSEIHFNRILSIYRKLYGENDGRVGMALCSLAHAKCSTGNVEEAIDLYRKGLQLIKDTNYIALDDSIMEKMRIDLAELLHVVGRGKEGRELLEECLLISERSKGKDHPSSVSHLINLATSYSQSKNFVEAERLLRRIIISGP; this is encoded by the exons ATGTATTCAGCTTTGGGGAAGTTTGAGAGCTCCATGGTTGTATATAAAAGAGCAATTGGTGTTCTTGAAAGCAAACACG GGAAAAGTAGTATATTTCTTGTCTCACCATTGTTGGGGATGGCAAAAATTCTTGGTTCTATTGGAAGAGTAAAAAAAGCCATAGAGGTCTACCATCGTTCAATAGCTATTTTAGAATCAAGCAAAGGCGTTGAGAGCGAAGACTTGGTTGTCCCTTTATTTGGTCTTGGCAATCTTTTGATGAAGGAAGGAAGAACTACAGATTCTGAAATTCATTTTAATAG AATTTTGAGCATATATAGGAAGTTATATGGAGAAAATGACGGAAGAGTTGGCATGGCCTTGTGTTCTCTAGCCCATGCAAAGTGCTCAACTG GGAACGTTGAAGAAGCTATTGACTTGTATAGAAAGGGTCTTCAGCTCATCAAGGACACAAATTATATAGCTCTGGATGACAGTATCATGGAGAAGATGAGGATTGATTTGGCAGAATTACTTCATGTTGTAGGAAG AGGAAAAGAAGGCCGAGAATTGCTAGAGGAATGCTTGTTGATCTCTGAAAGATCCAAAGGAAAAGATCATCCCAGCTCAGTTAGCCACCTTATAAATCTTGCTACCTCTTATTCACAATCGAAGAATTTTGTTGAGGCTGAGCGGTTGTTGAGGAGAATTATCATATCTGGCccatag
- the LOC110617179 gene encoding G-type lectin S-receptor-like serine/threonine-protein kinase RKS1, whose amino-acid sequence MEAEKGFLLPFLLMIIHFAVSASMDTIAINQTIEDGGFLISKENNFVLGFFSPGNPKYRYLGIWYYKVREQTVVWVANRNHPINGSSGVLSVNQYGNLVLYSNHSRKVPVWSANVSREVTKTDTCCVAQLLDSGNLILVQERSGRVLWESFDYPTDTQLPAMKFGLNRETGIHQFLTSWRSADDPGTGDYVLELNLKGSPQGILYKGTKRYWRVVPWPGKNHVNGLNFSFVHNQKETFVTFFPVDASLILRTKLEYSGLVLHLIWHESEGKWKELRSAPKYLCEFYGHCGPYSMCNPLYLYPKFECDCLPGYEPQSPRDWNFLKDGSGGCVRKRKESSSLCNQGEGFVKVTAVKVPDTSEAVWLGLNMSPVDCELQCKRNCTCSAYSSTSLSGKETGCLAWYGELTDTVIDIGEGSDIYVRVDALELAEITQKSNGFLEKKHLLAILLVSIFSAWFVIILFAYLWFKKKRKTVRNKWNAKLFNTINDPYYIENEDGGGVSYPEIVYFNLSIILSATDNFSLANKLGQGGFGLVYKGQLSNGQEIAVKRLSKSSGQGIKEFKNEVLLIAKLQHQNLVKILGCCIQGEEPMLVYEYMPNKSLDSFLFDETRRSILDWRKRFDIIVGIARGILYIHQDSRLRIIHRDLKTSNILLDKEMNPKISDFGLARVFKGDQSLEKTNRIAGTFGYMSPEYVAFGKFSTKSDVFSFGVILLEIVTGKKNNSFCQEDSYLSMAGKIWHLWKEERALEMVDSSLKESCSGHEVLRCIQIGLLCVQEDAFERPSMSAVVVMLNSEISLPSPRQPPFTFRKPSNSYSPLVAQKEFYCVDEETITEVVCR is encoded by the exons ATGGAAGCTGAAAAAGGTTTTCTTCTTCCCTTCCTTCTAATGATCATCCATTTTGCAGTTTCTGCTTCTATGGACACCATAGCCATAAATCAAACCATCGAAGATGGTGGCTTTCTTATCTCCAAAGAAAACAATTTTGTGCTTGGATTTTTCAGCCCTGGCAATCCCAAGTATAGGTATCTTGGAATCTGGTATTACAAAGTACGAGAGCAAACTGTAGTGTGGGTAGCAAACAGAAATCATCCTATCAATGGATCTTCGGGAGTTCTTTCAGTTAATCAATATGGAAATCTCGTTCTCTATAGCAATCATAGCAGAAAAGTTCCAGTATGGTCTGCAAATGTCTCACGTGAAGTAACAAAGACAGACACTTGTTGTGTAGCTCAGCTCTTGGATTCAGGAAACTTGATTTTGGTCCAAGAAAGAAGTGGAAGAGTTCTATGGGAAAGCTTTGATTATCCGACAGATACTCAATTACCAGCAATGAAATTTGGGTTGAATAGAGAGACAGGTATTCACCAATTCTTAACATCATGGAGATCAGCAGATGACCCTGGAACTGGAGACTACGTGCTTGAGCTCAATCTAAAAGGATCACCTCAAGGCATTTTGTACAAGGGTACAAAGCGATATTGGAGAGTTGTCCCATGGCCAGGGAAAAATCATGTTAATGGACTCAACTTTAGTTTTGTCCATAACCAAAAAGAGACATTTGTTACCTTTTTTCCTGTTGATGCTTCTCTTATATTAAGAACAAAGTTGGAATATTCAGGATTGGTTTTGCACCTAATCTGGCATGAAAGTGAAGGCAAGTGGAAGGAATTACGGTCAGCACCGAAGTATCTGTGTGAGTTTTATGGTCATTGTGGTCCCTATAGCATGTGTAATCCTTTGTATCTTTATCCTAAATTTGAATGTGATTGTTTACCCGGGTACGAGCCTCAATCTCCAAGGGACTGGAATTTTTTGAAGGATGGGTCAGGTGGGTGTGTTCGGAAGCGGAAAGAATCATCTTCTCTGTGCAACCAGGGAGAAGGATTTGTGAAAGTAACAGCTGTTAAGGTTCCTGATACTTCAGAAGCAGTTTGGTTGGGCTTGAATATGAGTCCTGTTGATTGTGAactacaatgcaagaggaattGTACATGTTCTGCATATTCATCCACATCTCTTTCTGGGAAAGAAACTGGTTGCTTGGCTTGGTATGGTGAATTAACGGACACTGTAATTGATATAGGTGAAGGAAGTGATATATATGTTCGTGTTGACGCACTTGAATTAG CTGAAATAACACAAAAATCAAATGGATTTCTGGAGAAGAAGCATTTGTTGGCTATTTTGTTGGTATCTATTTTTTCAGCTTGGTTTGTAATCATTTTATTTGCATATTTGTGGttcaagaagaaaagaaaaacag TGAGGAACAAATGGAATGCAAAATTGTTTAATACAATCAATGATCCATACTACATTGAAAATGAAGATGGAGGTGGAGTGAGTTATCCAGAGATTGTGTATTTCAATCTCAGTATAATACTTTCCGCCACTGACAATTTCTCTCTAGCTAACAAACTCGGCCAAGGTGGCTTTGGATTGGTTTATAAG GGTCAACTGTCTAATGGCCAGGAGATCGCTGTGAAAAGACTATCTAAAAGTTCAGGGCAaggaataaaagaatttaaaaacgAAGTTTTATTAATTGCAAAACTTCAACATCAAAATCTTGTGAAAATTCTTGGATGCTGCATTCAGGGAGAGGAACCGATGCTAGTTTATGAATACATGCCAAACAAAAGCTTGGACTCATTTCTTTTTG ATGAAACAAGAAGGTCAATTTTGGATTGGAGAAAACGCTTTGACATTATTGTCGGTATTGCTCGTGGAATCTTATATATCCACCAAGATTCTAGGTTGAGAATTATCCATAGAGACTTAAAAACAAGCAACATTCTATTGGATAAAGAAATGAATccaaaaatttcagattttggcCTAGCTAGAGTCTTCAAAGGTGACCAAAGTCTAGAAAAAACGAACAGAATCGCTGGCACATT TGGGTACATGTCACCAGAATATGTGGCATTTGGAAAGTTTTCAACGAAATCTGATGTCTTTAGTTTTGGGGTCATATTATTAGAGATTGTTACAGGGAAAAAGAACAATAGCTTTTGTCAAGAGGATTCTTACCTAAGCATGGCAGGAAAA ATATGGCATTTATGGAAAGAAGAAAGAGCACTGGAGATGGTTGATTCATCACTAAAGGAGTCATGTTCTGGTCATGAAGTATTGAGATGCATCCAAATTGGACTCTTGTGTGTGCAAGAAGATGCATTTGAAAGACCAAGCATGTCAGCTGTTGTTGTAATGTTGAATAGTGAAATTAGTCTTCCTTCTCCTAGACAGCCCCCTTTCACTTTTAGAAAGCCAAGTAATAGTTATAGCCCCTTAGTAGCACAAAAGGAATTTTATTGTGTGGATGAGGAAACTATTACTGAGGTTGTATGTCGTTGA